In Harpia harpyja isolate bHarHar1 chromosome 12, bHarHar1 primary haplotype, whole genome shotgun sequence, a single window of DNA contains:
- the LOC128149641 gene encoding tubulin alpha-3 chain isoform X1, whose product MGSRHARARGSRRLAVGSWSCATGGGGCGVVRRGRSSSALQDIMRECISIHVGQAGVQIGNACWELYCLEHGIQPDGQMPSDKTIGGGDDSFNTFFSETGAGKHVPRAVFVDLEPTVVDEVRTGTYRQLFHPEQLITGKEDAANNYARGHYTIGKEIVDLVLDRIRKLADLCTGLQGFLIFHSFGGGTGSGFASLLMERLSVDYGKKSKLEFAIYPAPQVSTAVVEPYNSILTTHTTLEHSDCAFMVDNEAIYDICRRNLDIERPTYTNLNRLIGQIVSSITASLRFDGALNVDLTEFQTNLVPYPRIHFPLVTYAPVISAEKAYHEQLSVAEITNACFEPANQMVKCDPRHGKYMACCMLYRGDVVPKDVNAAIATIKTKRTIQFVDWCPTGFKVGINYQPPTVVPGGDLAKVQRAVCMLSNTTAIAEAWARLDHKFDLMYAKRAFVHWYVGEGMEEGEFSEAREDLAALEKDYEEVGVDSVEAEAEEGDEYLEN is encoded by the exons ATGGGGAGCCGGCACGCGAGGGCGAGGGGCTCGAGGCGGTTAGCCGTCGGCAGTTGGAGCTGTGCGACAGGTGGCGGTGGATGTGGTGTGGTGCGGCGCGGCCGGAGTTCTTCAGCTTTGCAAGACATCATG CGTGAATGCATATCCATCCACGTTGGTCAGGCTGGTGTTCAGATTGGCAATGCGTGTTGGGAATTGTATTGTCTTGAACATGGGATCCAGCCTGATGGTCAAATGCCTAGCGATAAAACTATTGGAGGTGGAGATGATTCATTTAATACCTTCTTCAGTGAGACGGGAGCTGGTAAACATGTTCCCAGAGCAGTGTTTGTGGACCTAGAGCCAACCGTAGTTG atgaaGTACGTACAGGCACATACAGGCAGTTATTCCATCCTGAGCAGCTCATTACTGGGAAAGAAGATGCAGCCAATAATTATGCCAGAGGCCATTATACCATTGGAAAAGAGATTGTTGATCTAGTGCTAGACCGCATTCGCAAACTG GCTGATCTGTGCACAGGGCTGCAAGGTTTCCTTATCTTTCATAGTTTTGGAGGAGGCACTGGTTCAGGGTTTGCATCTCTGCTCATGGAAAGGCTGTCTGTTGACTACGGCAAAAAATCTAAACTAGAGTTTGCGATTTATCCAGCACCACAAGTTTCCACTGCTGTAGTGGAACCTTACAACTCAATTCTAACTACCCACACAACATTAGAGCATTCAGACTGTGCCTTCATGGTCGATAATGAAGCCATTTACGATATATGTCGTCGTAACCTTGACATTGAACGTCCTACTTATACCAATTTAAACCGATTAATTGGGCAAATTGTTTCATCCATCACAGCCTCACTGCGTTTTGATGGAGCCCTCAACGTAGATCTGACAGAATTTCAAACTAACCTTGTTCCATACCCACGAATCCATTTCCCCCTGGTAACATACGCCCCTGTCATCTCCGCTGAAAAAGCGTATCATGAGCAGTTGTCTGTGGCTGAAATTACCAATGCTTGTTTTGAACCAGCCAACCAGATGGTAAAATGCGACCCTCGCCATGGCAAATACATGGCCTGCTGTATGTTATATAGAGGTGATGTTGTTCCCAAAGACGTCAATGCAGCGATTGCTACTATCAAGACTAAACGTACCATTCAATTTGTGGATTGGTGCCCAACTGGATTCAAG GTGGGCATTAACTACCAGCCTCCAACTGTGGTGCCAGGTGGTGACCTTGCCAAGGTCCAGCGGGCTGTGTGTATGCTAAGTAATACAACGGCTATTGCTGAAGCATGGGCTCGCCTCGACCACAAATTTGATCTCATGTATGCTAAGCGTGCCTTTGTACATTGGTATGTTGGTGAAGGAATGGAGGAAGGAGAATTTTCTGAAGCACGGGAAGATCTGGCTGCCCTTGAGAAAGATTATGAAGAAGTTGGTGTAGACTCAGTAGAAGCAGAGGCTGAAGAAGGAGACGAATATTTAGAAAACTGA
- the LOC128149641 gene encoding tubulin alpha-3 chain isoform X4 produces MERLSVDYGKKSKLEFAIYPAPQVSTAVVEPYNSILTTHTTLEHSDCAFMVDNEAIYDICRRNLDIERPTYTNLNRLIGQIVSSITASLRFDGALNVDLTEFQTNLVPYPRIHFPLVTYAPVISAEKAYHEQLSVAEITNACFEPANQMVKCDPRHGKYMACCMLYRGDVVPKDVNAAIATIKTKRTIQFVDWCPTGFKVGINYQPPTVVPGGDLAKVQRAVCMLSNTTAIAEAWARLDHKFDLMYAKRAFVHWYVGEGMEEGEFSEAREDLAALEKDYEEVGVDSVEAEAEEGDEYLEN; encoded by the exons ATGGAAAGGCTGTCTGTTGACTACGGCAAAAAATCTAAACTAGAGTTTGCGATTTATCCAGCACCACAAGTTTCCACTGCTGTAGTGGAACCTTACAACTCAATTCTAACTACCCACACAACATTAGAGCATTCAGACTGTGCCTTCATGGTCGATAATGAAGCCATTTACGATATATGTCGTCGTAACCTTGACATTGAACGTCCTACTTATACCAATTTAAACCGATTAATTGGGCAAATTGTTTCATCCATCACAGCCTCACTGCGTTTTGATGGAGCCCTCAACGTAGATCTGACAGAATTTCAAACTAACCTTGTTCCATACCCACGAATCCATTTCCCCCTGGTAACATACGCCCCTGTCATCTCCGCTGAAAAAGCGTATCATGAGCAGTTGTCTGTGGCTGAAATTACCAATGCTTGTTTTGAACCAGCCAACCAGATGGTAAAATGCGACCCTCGCCATGGCAAATACATGGCCTGCTGTATGTTATATAGAGGTGATGTTGTTCCCAAAGACGTCAATGCAGCGATTGCTACTATCAAGACTAAACGTACCATTCAATTTGTGGATTGGTGCCCAACTGGATTCAAG GTGGGCATTAACTACCAGCCTCCAACTGTGGTGCCAGGTGGTGACCTTGCCAAGGTCCAGCGGGCTGTGTGTATGCTAAGTAATACAACGGCTATTGCTGAAGCATGGGCTCGCCTCGACCACAAATTTGATCTCATGTATGCTAAGCGTGCCTTTGTACATTGGTATGTTGGTGAAGGAATGGAGGAAGGAGAATTTTCTGAAGCACGGGAAGATCTGGCTGCCCTTGAGAAAGATTATGAAGAAGTTGGTGTAGACTCAGTAGAAGCAGAGGCTGAAGAAGGAGACGAATATTTAGAAAACTGA
- the LOC128149641 gene encoding tubulin alpha-3 chain isoform X2 has protein sequence MGVERECISIHVGQAGVQIGNACWELYCLEHGIQPDGQMPSDKTIGGGDDSFNTFFSETGAGKHVPRAVFVDLEPTVVDEVRTGTYRQLFHPEQLITGKEDAANNYARGHYTIGKEIVDLVLDRIRKLADLCTGLQGFLIFHSFGGGTGSGFASLLMERLSVDYGKKSKLEFAIYPAPQVSTAVVEPYNSILTTHTTLEHSDCAFMVDNEAIYDICRRNLDIERPTYTNLNRLIGQIVSSITASLRFDGALNVDLTEFQTNLVPYPRIHFPLVTYAPVISAEKAYHEQLSVAEITNACFEPANQMVKCDPRHGKYMACCMLYRGDVVPKDVNAAIATIKTKRTIQFVDWCPTGFKVGINYQPPTVVPGGDLAKVQRAVCMLSNTTAIAEAWARLDHKFDLMYAKRAFVHWYVGEGMEEGEFSEAREDLAALEKDYEEVGVDSVEAEAEEGDEYLEN, from the exons ATGGGAGTGGAA CGTGAATGCATATCCATCCACGTTGGTCAGGCTGGTGTTCAGATTGGCAATGCGTGTTGGGAATTGTATTGTCTTGAACATGGGATCCAGCCTGATGGTCAAATGCCTAGCGATAAAACTATTGGAGGTGGAGATGATTCATTTAATACCTTCTTCAGTGAGACGGGAGCTGGTAAACATGTTCCCAGAGCAGTGTTTGTGGACCTAGAGCCAACCGTAGTTG atgaaGTACGTACAGGCACATACAGGCAGTTATTCCATCCTGAGCAGCTCATTACTGGGAAAGAAGATGCAGCCAATAATTATGCCAGAGGCCATTATACCATTGGAAAAGAGATTGTTGATCTAGTGCTAGACCGCATTCGCAAACTG GCTGATCTGTGCACAGGGCTGCAAGGTTTCCTTATCTTTCATAGTTTTGGAGGAGGCACTGGTTCAGGGTTTGCATCTCTGCTCATGGAAAGGCTGTCTGTTGACTACGGCAAAAAATCTAAACTAGAGTTTGCGATTTATCCAGCACCACAAGTTTCCACTGCTGTAGTGGAACCTTACAACTCAATTCTAACTACCCACACAACATTAGAGCATTCAGACTGTGCCTTCATGGTCGATAATGAAGCCATTTACGATATATGTCGTCGTAACCTTGACATTGAACGTCCTACTTATACCAATTTAAACCGATTAATTGGGCAAATTGTTTCATCCATCACAGCCTCACTGCGTTTTGATGGAGCCCTCAACGTAGATCTGACAGAATTTCAAACTAACCTTGTTCCATACCCACGAATCCATTTCCCCCTGGTAACATACGCCCCTGTCATCTCCGCTGAAAAAGCGTATCATGAGCAGTTGTCTGTGGCTGAAATTACCAATGCTTGTTTTGAACCAGCCAACCAGATGGTAAAATGCGACCCTCGCCATGGCAAATACATGGCCTGCTGTATGTTATATAGAGGTGATGTTGTTCCCAAAGACGTCAATGCAGCGATTGCTACTATCAAGACTAAACGTACCATTCAATTTGTGGATTGGTGCCCAACTGGATTCAAG GTGGGCATTAACTACCAGCCTCCAACTGTGGTGCCAGGTGGTGACCTTGCCAAGGTCCAGCGGGCTGTGTGTATGCTAAGTAATACAACGGCTATTGCTGAAGCATGGGCTCGCCTCGACCACAAATTTGATCTCATGTATGCTAAGCGTGCCTTTGTACATTGGTATGTTGGTGAAGGAATGGAGGAAGGAGAATTTTCTGAAGCACGGGAAGATCTGGCTGCCCTTGAGAAAGATTATGAAGAAGTTGGTGTAGACTCAGTAGAAGCAGAGGCTGAAGAAGGAGACGAATATTTAGAAAACTGA
- the HPS3 gene encoding BLOC-2 complex member HPS3 isoform X1, whose translation MVQLYNLHPFGSQRVVPCKQEPAHFCCGRDVLFVASAAASCGVEVFAVRDRGRCEALGSFATLGPVLRMAHSQAGDYLVTIEEKSKATFLRAYMNWRCMSAGSSRVCVRMVGHKMEESYSETLKEQMSIVEMPLSDPPLCISCCPVNGDLLVGCKNKLVMFCLKYLVINQNLTVLDFERSLILHIDNLIPAEVAFCARHIAITTELDVLILKLEVVQQSADRTEQCAHRVSTLEKPGDGGVKKDEGLSTHTLQLELDEFIICQKPVELLGEESKLCEIPITLESTELPTEDTKRFQVRYLLFRRFTPDQSPFGFCEETKLHSLQLLPVYQTGGSVTAHEETENKKELLSLFCFFSLPHVGYLYSVGKLVELISTYQYSEKSEQAVLTPQFLHVITSENLQCFTVRCSAAAARDEDPYIDTTVKACPPVALDVCTLRMQLFIGPRAICHFRNHIILLTKADLEDITERRKPTRRMLSRKADSIKSRTNSESEPGWNLYIINTVSTIQLYREMVDYSRTYENVKTESCIHLLSEAHLLVRAAIMDPCFLTSHEKEELLRAFRESCAFLGDCYSRFDTKDYHLALPYYRMSGLSMTEVLKRLVSEGDEMQTYERGFVFYLTHSLNEDLNEELSKESANKVLQIFYLADPVQLPHILCSPCMRNVCPVTAVKYLQKVGKIMPSVVLTLTKAFMALKMGDLTMYEHEMDSYKETILACGFIGQPKLLRQRKEGMVLPTEFAVHLKEMQPGLLVAATVALHENSKIELEEADTFFKLLCSNSENAIPQLLVDFWEALLVVCSQEEILQELLLRVTSQYVWRISKQQLPETKPLKTTEDLINSCNHFGLIFPWVTSIMSAGSPSDKDYGDDISKLQSLLCSQSINIASALPVLEPLTEAGNVGLTIHVLCNTRLGKYEEAIDQLLKRCPNAAVLYAQHELKDDNRALWWNKLLPELCKRTRLTGNDCPGLISSLKETLSVVAMELELRDFLSLLPEDGTAAFFLPHLLHCSQRKLLT comes from the exons ATGGTGCAGCTTTACAACTTGCACCCCTTCGGGTCGCAGCGGGTGGTGCCCTGCAAGCAAGAGCCGGCGCACTTCTGCTGCGGCCGCGACGTGCTGTTCGTGGCCAGCGCGGCGGCCAGCTGCGGGGTCGAGGTGTTCGCGGTGCGCGACCGCGGCCGCTGCGAGGCCCTGGGCTCCTTCGCCACGCTGGGTCCCGTGCTGCGCATGGCGCACAGCCAGGCAG GAGACTATCTGGTGACaattgaagaaaaaagcaaagcaactttCCTAAGAGCGTATATGAACTGGAGATGCATGTCTGCAGGGAGTTCTCGTGTTTGTGTTCGTATGGTTGGTCACAAGATGGAAGAGTCATACAGTGAAACCTTAAAAGAACAGATGTCAATTGTGGAAATGCCACTTTCGGATCCTCCACTGTGCATTTCGTGTTGTCCTGTAAATGGAGATCTTCTTGTGGGCTGCAAAAATAAACTAGTCATGTTCTGCTTGAAATATCTGGTCATAAACCAGAATTTGACTGTGTTAGACTTTGAACGCTCCTTAATTTTACACATTGATAACCTCATTCCTGCTGAAGTTGCATTTTGTGCCAGACATATAGCCATAACAACAGAGCTGGATGTTCTTATCCTGAAACTGGAAGTGGTCCAGCAAAGTGCAGACAGGACAGAGCAATGTGCACATAGAGTTAGTACACTAGAAAAGCCTGGGGATGGGG GTGTAAAAAAAGATGAAGGCCTTTCAACACATACTTTGCAGCTTGAATTAGATGAGTTCATCATATGTCAGAAGCCAGTGGAACTGCTTGGGGAAGAAAGTAAGCTATGTGAGATACCCATCACACTGGAATCCACAGAGTTACCTACAGAAGACACAAAGCGCTTCCAAGTGCGGTATCTGCTTTTCAG GCGTTTTACACCAGACCAGTCGCCTTTTGGGTTTTGTGAGGAGACAAAGTTGCACTCTCTTCAGCTGCTTCCTGTATACCAGACAG GAGGTTCTGTGACAGCTCATGAGGAAACTGAGAACAAGAAAGAACTACTGagtctcttttgctttttctctttaccTCATGTTGGATATCTCTACTCTGTTGGGAAGTTAGTAGAACTGATTTCTACTTACCAGTATTCAGAGAAGTCAGAGCAGGCAGTTCTCACTCCACAGTTCCTGCATGTCATTACAAG TGAGAACCTGCAGTGTTTCACAGTGCggtgcagtgcagcagcagctcgTGATGAGGATCCATACATAGACACGACCGTGAAG GCTTGTCCACCTGTTGCACTGGATGTCTGCACATTAAGAATGCAGCTTTTTATAGGGCCGAGAGCTATCTGTCATTTCAGAAACCATATAATTCTTTTGACTAAGGCAGACTTGGAAGATATTACTGAAAGAAGAAAGCCTACAAGAAGGATGCT ttcCAGAAAGGCTGACAGCATCAAATCCAGAACAAATTCTGAGTCAGAACCTGGTTGGAATTTATATATTATAAACACTGTTTCAACCATTCAGCTTTACAGAGAAATG GTAGATTATAGTAGAACTTACGAAAATGTAAAAACTGAGAGTTGCATCCATCTTCTAAGTGAGGCTCACTTACTGGTCAGAGCAGCTATAATGGACCCTTGTTTCCTTACATCACATGAGAAAGAAGAACTTCTAAGAGCATTCAGAGAAAGTTGTGCCTTCTTAGGAGACTGCTACAGCAG GTTTGACACAAAGGATTACCACCTTGCTTTGCCATACTACAGAATGTCAGGTTTATCCATGACTGAAGTTTTAAAGAGGCTAGTTTCAGAAGGTGATGAAATGCAGACATATGAGAGAGGATTTGTATTTTACTTAACTCACTCTCTTAATGAAGACTTAAATGAAGAACTAAGTAAG GAATCAGCAAATAAAGTTCTCCAAATATTCTATCTTGCTGACCCTGTGCAGCTGCCTCACATCCTCTGCAGCCCCTGCATGAGAAACGTATGTCCTGTGACAGCTGTGAAGTATCTTCAGAAAGTAGGAAAGATTATGCCATCAGTGGTCCTGACACTTACTAAGGCTTTCATGGCTCTGAAAATGGGAGACCTGACAATGTATGAACATGAGATGGACTCCTATAAGGAG ACAATACTGGCCTGTGGCTTCATTGGACAACCAAAACTCTTGAGACAGCGTAAGGAAGGAATGGTTCTGCCAACTGAGTTTGCTGTTCACCTGAAGGAGATGCAGCCTGGTTTACTGGTGGCTGCCACTGTGGCTTTACATGAGAACAGTAAAATTGAACTGGAAGAAGCAGATACGTTTTTCAAG CTGTTGTGTAGTAACAGTGAAAACGCTATTCCTCAGCTCTTGGTGGATTTCTGGGAAGCTCTTCTTGTAGTGTGCTCTCAGGAAGAAATACTTCAGGAGCTTTTATTGAGGGTTACTTCTCAGTATGTTTGGAGAATATCAAAGCAGCAACTTCCTGAGACTAAGCCACTGAAAACAACAGAGGATCTG ATAAACTCATGTAATCATTTTGGGTTGATTTTCCCATGGGTAACTTCCATAATGTCAGCGGGATCTCCATCTGATAAAGATTACGGTGACGATATCTCAAAACTACAG TCTCTTTTATGTAGTCAGTCAATCAATATAGCTTCAGCTCTGCCTGTCTTGGAGCCTCTGACAGAGGCTGGCAATGTCGGCCTCACCATCCATGTTCTCTGCAATACCCGCCTAGGCAAGTATGAGGAAGCCATTGACCAGCTTCTCAAAAGGTGTCCCAATGCAGCTGTATTATACGCTCAGCATGAGCTGAAAGATGACAATCGG GCGTTGTGGTGGAACAAGCTGCTTCCTGAACTTTGCAAGAGAACCAGACTTACTGGAAATGACTGCCCTGGTCTTATTTCATCGCTGAAAG aaacTTTATCAGTTGTTGCAATGGAACTGGAACTAAGGGATTTCCTCAGTCTTCTACCGGAGGATGGAACTGCAGCATTTTTCCTGCCACATCTTCTTCACTGCAGCCAGAGGAAGCTGCTGACCTAA
- the HPS3 gene encoding BLOC-2 complex member HPS3 isoform X2, which translates to MNWRCMSAGSSRVCVRMVGHKMEESYSETLKEQMSIVEMPLSDPPLCISCCPVNGDLLVGCKNKLVMFCLKYLVINQNLTVLDFERSLILHIDNLIPAEVAFCARHIAITTELDVLILKLEVVQQSADRTEQCAHRVSTLEKPGDGGVKKDEGLSTHTLQLELDEFIICQKPVELLGEESKLCEIPITLESTELPTEDTKRFQVRYLLFRRFTPDQSPFGFCEETKLHSLQLLPVYQTGGSVTAHEETENKKELLSLFCFFSLPHVGYLYSVGKLVELISTYQYSEKSEQAVLTPQFLHVITSENLQCFTVRCSAAAARDEDPYIDTTVKACPPVALDVCTLRMQLFIGPRAICHFRNHIILLTKADLEDITERRKPTRRMLSRKADSIKSRTNSESEPGWNLYIINTVSTIQLYREMVDYSRTYENVKTESCIHLLSEAHLLVRAAIMDPCFLTSHEKEELLRAFRESCAFLGDCYSRFDTKDYHLALPYYRMSGLSMTEVLKRLVSEGDEMQTYERGFVFYLTHSLNEDLNEELSKESANKVLQIFYLADPVQLPHILCSPCMRNVCPVTAVKYLQKVGKIMPSVVLTLTKAFMALKMGDLTMYEHEMDSYKETILACGFIGQPKLLRQRKEGMVLPTEFAVHLKEMQPGLLVAATVALHENSKIELEEADTFFKLLCSNSENAIPQLLVDFWEALLVVCSQEEILQELLLRVTSQYVWRISKQQLPETKPLKTTEDLINSCNHFGLIFPWVTSIMSAGSPSDKDYGDDISKLQSLLCSQSINIASALPVLEPLTEAGNVGLTIHVLCNTRLGKYEEAIDQLLKRCPNAAVLYAQHELKDDNRALWWNKLLPELCKRTRLTGNDCPGLISSLKETLSVVAMELELRDFLSLLPEDGTAAFFLPHLLHCSQRKLLT; encoded by the exons ATGAACTGGAGATGCATGTCTGCAGGGAGTTCTCGTGTTTGTGTTCGTATGGTTGGTCACAAGATGGAAGAGTCATACAGTGAAACCTTAAAAGAACAGATGTCAATTGTGGAAATGCCACTTTCGGATCCTCCACTGTGCATTTCGTGTTGTCCTGTAAATGGAGATCTTCTTGTGGGCTGCAAAAATAAACTAGTCATGTTCTGCTTGAAATATCTGGTCATAAACCAGAATTTGACTGTGTTAGACTTTGAACGCTCCTTAATTTTACACATTGATAACCTCATTCCTGCTGAAGTTGCATTTTGTGCCAGACATATAGCCATAACAACAGAGCTGGATGTTCTTATCCTGAAACTGGAAGTGGTCCAGCAAAGTGCAGACAGGACAGAGCAATGTGCACATAGAGTTAGTACACTAGAAAAGCCTGGGGATGGGG GTGTAAAAAAAGATGAAGGCCTTTCAACACATACTTTGCAGCTTGAATTAGATGAGTTCATCATATGTCAGAAGCCAGTGGAACTGCTTGGGGAAGAAAGTAAGCTATGTGAGATACCCATCACACTGGAATCCACAGAGTTACCTACAGAAGACACAAAGCGCTTCCAAGTGCGGTATCTGCTTTTCAG GCGTTTTACACCAGACCAGTCGCCTTTTGGGTTTTGTGAGGAGACAAAGTTGCACTCTCTTCAGCTGCTTCCTGTATACCAGACAG GAGGTTCTGTGACAGCTCATGAGGAAACTGAGAACAAGAAAGAACTACTGagtctcttttgctttttctctttaccTCATGTTGGATATCTCTACTCTGTTGGGAAGTTAGTAGAACTGATTTCTACTTACCAGTATTCAGAGAAGTCAGAGCAGGCAGTTCTCACTCCACAGTTCCTGCATGTCATTACAAG TGAGAACCTGCAGTGTTTCACAGTGCggtgcagtgcagcagcagctcgTGATGAGGATCCATACATAGACACGACCGTGAAG GCTTGTCCACCTGTTGCACTGGATGTCTGCACATTAAGAATGCAGCTTTTTATAGGGCCGAGAGCTATCTGTCATTTCAGAAACCATATAATTCTTTTGACTAAGGCAGACTTGGAAGATATTACTGAAAGAAGAAAGCCTACAAGAAGGATGCT ttcCAGAAAGGCTGACAGCATCAAATCCAGAACAAATTCTGAGTCAGAACCTGGTTGGAATTTATATATTATAAACACTGTTTCAACCATTCAGCTTTACAGAGAAATG GTAGATTATAGTAGAACTTACGAAAATGTAAAAACTGAGAGTTGCATCCATCTTCTAAGTGAGGCTCACTTACTGGTCAGAGCAGCTATAATGGACCCTTGTTTCCTTACATCACATGAGAAAGAAGAACTTCTAAGAGCATTCAGAGAAAGTTGTGCCTTCTTAGGAGACTGCTACAGCAG GTTTGACACAAAGGATTACCACCTTGCTTTGCCATACTACAGAATGTCAGGTTTATCCATGACTGAAGTTTTAAAGAGGCTAGTTTCAGAAGGTGATGAAATGCAGACATATGAGAGAGGATTTGTATTTTACTTAACTCACTCTCTTAATGAAGACTTAAATGAAGAACTAAGTAAG GAATCAGCAAATAAAGTTCTCCAAATATTCTATCTTGCTGACCCTGTGCAGCTGCCTCACATCCTCTGCAGCCCCTGCATGAGAAACGTATGTCCTGTGACAGCTGTGAAGTATCTTCAGAAAGTAGGAAAGATTATGCCATCAGTGGTCCTGACACTTACTAAGGCTTTCATGGCTCTGAAAATGGGAGACCTGACAATGTATGAACATGAGATGGACTCCTATAAGGAG ACAATACTGGCCTGTGGCTTCATTGGACAACCAAAACTCTTGAGACAGCGTAAGGAAGGAATGGTTCTGCCAACTGAGTTTGCTGTTCACCTGAAGGAGATGCAGCCTGGTTTACTGGTGGCTGCCACTGTGGCTTTACATGAGAACAGTAAAATTGAACTGGAAGAAGCAGATACGTTTTTCAAG CTGTTGTGTAGTAACAGTGAAAACGCTATTCCTCAGCTCTTGGTGGATTTCTGGGAAGCTCTTCTTGTAGTGTGCTCTCAGGAAGAAATACTTCAGGAGCTTTTATTGAGGGTTACTTCTCAGTATGTTTGGAGAATATCAAAGCAGCAACTTCCTGAGACTAAGCCACTGAAAACAACAGAGGATCTG ATAAACTCATGTAATCATTTTGGGTTGATTTTCCCATGGGTAACTTCCATAATGTCAGCGGGATCTCCATCTGATAAAGATTACGGTGACGATATCTCAAAACTACAG TCTCTTTTATGTAGTCAGTCAATCAATATAGCTTCAGCTCTGCCTGTCTTGGAGCCTCTGACAGAGGCTGGCAATGTCGGCCTCACCATCCATGTTCTCTGCAATACCCGCCTAGGCAAGTATGAGGAAGCCATTGACCAGCTTCTCAAAAGGTGTCCCAATGCAGCTGTATTATACGCTCAGCATGAGCTGAAAGATGACAATCGG GCGTTGTGGTGGAACAAGCTGCTTCCTGAACTTTGCAAGAGAACCAGACTTACTGGAAATGACTGCCCTGGTCTTATTTCATCGCTGAAAG aaacTTTATCAGTTGTTGCAATGGAACTGGAACTAAGGGATTTCCTCAGTCTTCTACCGGAGGATGGAACTGCAGCATTTTTCCTGCCACATCTTCTTCACTGCAGCCAGAGGAAGCTGCTGACCTAA
- the LOC128149641 gene encoding tubulin alpha-3 chain isoform X3, with amino-acid sequence MPSDKTIGGGDDSFNTFFSETGAGKHVPRAVFVDLEPTVVDEVRTGTYRQLFHPEQLITGKEDAANNYARGHYTIGKEIVDLVLDRIRKLADLCTGLQGFLIFHSFGGGTGSGFASLLMERLSVDYGKKSKLEFAIYPAPQVSTAVVEPYNSILTTHTTLEHSDCAFMVDNEAIYDICRRNLDIERPTYTNLNRLIGQIVSSITASLRFDGALNVDLTEFQTNLVPYPRIHFPLVTYAPVISAEKAYHEQLSVAEITNACFEPANQMVKCDPRHGKYMACCMLYRGDVVPKDVNAAIATIKTKRTIQFVDWCPTGFKVGINYQPPTVVPGGDLAKVQRAVCMLSNTTAIAEAWARLDHKFDLMYAKRAFVHWYVGEGMEEGEFSEAREDLAALEKDYEEVGVDSVEAEAEEGDEYLEN; translated from the exons ATGCCTAGCGATAAAACTATTGGAGGTGGAGATGATTCATTTAATACCTTCTTCAGTGAGACGGGAGCTGGTAAACATGTTCCCAGAGCAGTGTTTGTGGACCTAGAGCCAACCGTAGTTG atgaaGTACGTACAGGCACATACAGGCAGTTATTCCATCCTGAGCAGCTCATTACTGGGAAAGAAGATGCAGCCAATAATTATGCCAGAGGCCATTATACCATTGGAAAAGAGATTGTTGATCTAGTGCTAGACCGCATTCGCAAACTG GCTGATCTGTGCACAGGGCTGCAAGGTTTCCTTATCTTTCATAGTTTTGGAGGAGGCACTGGTTCAGGGTTTGCATCTCTGCTCATGGAAAGGCTGTCTGTTGACTACGGCAAAAAATCTAAACTAGAGTTTGCGATTTATCCAGCACCACAAGTTTCCACTGCTGTAGTGGAACCTTACAACTCAATTCTAACTACCCACACAACATTAGAGCATTCAGACTGTGCCTTCATGGTCGATAATGAAGCCATTTACGATATATGTCGTCGTAACCTTGACATTGAACGTCCTACTTATACCAATTTAAACCGATTAATTGGGCAAATTGTTTCATCCATCACAGCCTCACTGCGTTTTGATGGAGCCCTCAACGTAGATCTGACAGAATTTCAAACTAACCTTGTTCCATACCCACGAATCCATTTCCCCCTGGTAACATACGCCCCTGTCATCTCCGCTGAAAAAGCGTATCATGAGCAGTTGTCTGTGGCTGAAATTACCAATGCTTGTTTTGAACCAGCCAACCAGATGGTAAAATGCGACCCTCGCCATGGCAAATACATGGCCTGCTGTATGTTATATAGAGGTGATGTTGTTCCCAAAGACGTCAATGCAGCGATTGCTACTATCAAGACTAAACGTACCATTCAATTTGTGGATTGGTGCCCAACTGGATTCAAG GTGGGCATTAACTACCAGCCTCCAACTGTGGTGCCAGGTGGTGACCTTGCCAAGGTCCAGCGGGCTGTGTGTATGCTAAGTAATACAACGGCTATTGCTGAAGCATGGGCTCGCCTCGACCACAAATTTGATCTCATGTATGCTAAGCGTGCCTTTGTACATTGGTATGTTGGTGAAGGAATGGAGGAAGGAGAATTTTCTGAAGCACGGGAAGATCTGGCTGCCCTTGAGAAAGATTATGAAGAAGTTGGTGTAGACTCAGTAGAAGCAGAGGCTGAAGAAGGAGACGAATATTTAGAAAACTGA